Proteins co-encoded in one Saprospira grandis genomic window:
- a CDS encoding NAD(P)-dependent oxidoreductase: protein MKIGIIREGKVPPDSRVPLSPQQCKELLAKFPQLDILVQPSPNRCFKDEEYEAAGLQLQEDLSDRELLLGVKEVPINQLIPNKKYCFFSHTIKEQPYNRKLLQAIIEKNIQLLDYEVLTDETGKRVIAFGRFAGIAGAHNGLMTYGNRTKAYNLPQMIKFKDMAEATAYYKTVNWPNMKVVLTGAGRVANGAAEVLENAGFQRLSPQEFLNNASEGPVFTQLCCEDYVAPKAEGANYDQSEFFAHPERYTSIFEPYTKVADLMINGIYWDNRAPQFFTAEQMKSKDFKIQVIADVTCDIAPAASIPSTLFASTIAEPVFGYDPQQAKAVAPYAPETIDMMTIDNLPNELPRDASLSFGEQFIASVLPELLGLKDTKMIERASVTLNGQLGPHFQYLTNYLNAE, encoded by the coding sequence ATGAAAATCGGAATTATACGTGAAGGTAAGGTCCCACCAGATTCTAGAGTCCCCCTCAGCCCCCAACAATGCAAGGAGCTACTCGCTAAGTTTCCCCAACTCGATATTCTGGTCCAACCTTCTCCCAATCGCTGCTTTAAGGATGAAGAATATGAAGCCGCCGGCCTCCAACTCCAAGAAGATCTTAGCGATAGAGAGCTGCTGCTCGGCGTGAAGGAAGTGCCCATCAATCAATTGATTCCCAATAAAAAGTATTGCTTTTTCTCGCATACCATCAAGGAGCAACCCTATAACCGCAAACTCCTGCAAGCAATTATCGAAAAGAATATTCAACTGCTTGATTATGAGGTGCTAACCGACGAAACAGGCAAGCGCGTGATCGCTTTCGGCCGCTTCGCAGGAATCGCCGGCGCTCATAATGGCCTGATGACTTATGGCAATCGGACCAAGGCGTATAACTTGCCCCAAATGATCAAGTTTAAGGATATGGCCGAGGCTACCGCTTATTATAAAACAGTGAATTGGCCCAATATGAAGGTGGTCCTTACGGGCGCTGGCCGTGTGGCTAATGGCGCTGCTGAGGTACTCGAAAATGCAGGCTTCCAACGCCTAAGCCCCCAAGAGTTTCTGAATAATGCAAGCGAAGGCCCCGTTTTTACTCAGCTTTGCTGTGAGGATTATGTGGCCCCCAAAGCCGAAGGCGCAAATTACGACCAAAGCGAGTTTTTTGCCCATCCCGAACGCTATACCTCCATTTTTGAACCCTATACAAAGGTCGCCGACCTGATGATTAACGGCATTTATTGGGATAATCGCGCGCCCCAGTTTTTTACCGCCGAGCAGATGAAATCCAAGGACTTTAAGATCCAAGTGATCGCCGATGTGACCTGCGATATCGCCCCCGCTGCTTCGATTCCCTCCACGCTTTTTGCAAGCACAATCGCCGAGCCCGTTTTTGGCTATGATCCCCAACAGGCCAAGGCGGTGGCACCCTATGCCCCCGAAACTATCGACATGATGACTATCGATAATCTGCCCAATGAACTGCCCCGAGATGCCTCTTTGTCTTTTGGCGAGCAGTTTATCGCCTCGGTTTTGCCCGAGCTCCTCGGCCTAAAGGATACCAAAATGATCGAGCGGGCTAGCGTGACCCTCAATGGCCAATTAGGTCCTCATTTCCAGTATTTGACCAACTACCTAAACGCTGAATAA
- a CDS encoding type I restriction-modification system subunit M, with protein sequence MSEKQEITQSQLEQYLAKAAWILKGPVDASDFKIYIFPLLFFKRISDVWDEEYKIALEESGGDEEYANLPEFHRFEIPEGCHWRDVRGTTQHVGLAIQKALRGIEKANHDYLSDIFGDAQWSNSAKLSDELLVNLIEHFSAYELSNSLVDADILGKAYEYLIKHFADLTNKKAGEFYTPRNVVRLMGLIIDPHAKESIYDPACGTGGMLLECIHHLKEKGEDYRTLKLYGQEKNLTSSSIARMNMFLHGLQDFDIVRDDTLRTPGFIEYDSLKTFDCVIANPPFSLKAWGAENWVNDPWGRNIAGTPPKGNADMAWVQHMIKSMKPKTGRMAVVLPHGVLFRKGSEGKIRKVLLEEDLVEAVIGLGANIFYGTQLAACILVFKAQKEEKKKDKVIFIDGSDQIRIGRAQNFLDQEHIKQLFAWYRDYEDVENYVKVASMEELKENDYNLNIPLYVEKIIEDNLPSVEEAMADLKTAWQESLDAEEHFKKILKTFL encoded by the coding sequence ATGTCAGAAAAGCAAGAAATAACACAATCCCAATTAGAGCAATACCTAGCCAAGGCTGCATGGATTTTAAAAGGGCCTGTAGATGCCTCTGATTTTAAGATATACATCTTTCCTTTACTCTTCTTTAAAAGAATCTCTGATGTATGGGATGAGGAATATAAAATAGCTCTGGAAGAATCGGGTGGAGATGAAGAATACGCTAATCTTCCAGAATTTCATCGCTTTGAGATTCCCGAAGGTTGTCATTGGAGAGATGTAAGAGGTACAACTCAGCATGTAGGGCTAGCCATACAAAAAGCGCTAAGAGGCATTGAAAAGGCCAACCATGACTACCTCTCTGATATTTTTGGAGATGCACAATGGTCTAATAGTGCTAAATTATCGGATGAGCTACTCGTCAATTTGATTGAGCATTTTTCAGCCTATGAGCTTTCTAACAGTTTGGTAGATGCTGATATTTTAGGAAAAGCCTATGAATATCTGATCAAGCATTTTGCAGATTTGACCAATAAAAAGGCTGGAGAATTTTATACTCCTCGAAATGTGGTTCGTTTGATGGGGTTGATCATTGATCCTCATGCGAAAGAAAGCATCTATGATCCTGCTTGTGGTACGGGGGGAATGTTATTAGAGTGCATTCATCACCTAAAAGAAAAGGGTGAGGATTATAGAACATTGAAGCTTTATGGACAAGAGAAAAACTTGACTTCTTCCTCTATTGCTAGGATGAATATGTTTTTACATGGTCTTCAGGATTTTGATATTGTCCGAGATGACACCTTACGCACCCCTGGCTTTATTGAATATGATAGTTTAAAGACTTTTGATTGTGTAATTGCCAATCCGCCCTTCTCTTTGAAAGCTTGGGGAGCTGAAAACTGGGTAAATGATCCTTGGGGGCGTAATATAGCGGGTACACCTCCTAAGGGGAATGCTGATATGGCTTGGGTACAGCATATGATTAAATCTATGAAACCTAAGACTGGGCGAATGGCTGTAGTCTTGCCACATGGGGTTCTCTTTCGAAAAGGCAGTGAGGGTAAAATTAGAAAAGTACTTTTAGAAGAGGACTTAGTAGAAGCTGTAATTGGTTTGGGGGCAAATATTTTTTATGGAACGCAACTAGCGGCCTGTATTTTAGTCTTCAAGGCTCAAAAGGAAGAAAAGAAAAAGGACAAGGTCATCTTTATAGATGGTTCAGATCAAATCCGCATAGGTCGAGCGCAAAACTTTCTAGATCAGGAGCACATCAAACAGCTCTTTGCTTGGTATCGGGACTATGAGGATGTAGAAAACTATGTAAAAGTGGCTAGTATGGAAGAGCTCAAAGAGAATGACTACAACCTCAACATTCCGCTTTATGTCGAAAAAATCATTGAAGACAACCTTCCTTCTGTGGAAGAAGCTATGGCTGATTTAAAAACGGCTTGGCAAGAGAGTTTAGATGCGGAAGAACATTTTAAGAAGATTTTGAAAACATTCCTCTAA
- a CDS encoding methyltransferase domain-containing protein — protein sequence MVSEVLKIETPKEDSHISSLLLKTYMVHPLCERLKRPEAKSALELGCRFPLSFFPLFHRFDFREFHGVDQDTKEQAMSKFLAQNKRLQAAEPQNFYEIYRSVFKKFGADSQPVLQDQQAFEALFEPNLNWETDVFDYMKALPADKKFDFISMINLLHLLPNVDKMWELINLALDHLAPDGVLYFRVFKSKNYNIREFLDQVQERLDKGSLLFYQPKEGLQYFKLLYY from the coding sequence ATGGTTTCTGAAGTATTAAAAATTGAAACACCCAAGGAGGACTCGCACATCAGTAGCCTGCTGCTCAAAACCTATATGGTGCACCCCCTTTGCGAACGCCTAAAACGACCCGAAGCAAAGTCGGCCCTAGAGCTGGGATGCCGATTCCCACTGAGTTTCTTCCCTCTTTTTCATCGCTTCGATTTTAGGGAATTTCATGGGGTAGACCAAGACACAAAAGAGCAGGCGATGAGCAAGTTCTTGGCCCAAAATAAACGCCTGCAAGCCGCCGAACCCCAAAATTTCTACGAAATTTATCGCTCGGTCTTCAAAAAGTTTGGCGCAGATAGTCAGCCCGTTTTGCAAGACCAACAAGCCTTTGAAGCGCTTTTTGAACCCAACCTAAATTGGGAAACTGATGTCTTCGATTATATGAAGGCCCTGCCCGCCGATAAAAAGTTTGACTTTATTTCGATGATTAACCTGCTGCATCTCTTGCCCAATGTGGACAAAATGTGGGAGCTGATCAATCTTGCCTTAGACCACCTCGCCCCCGATGGCGTCCTCTATTTTCGGGTCTTTAAGAGCAAAAATTACAATATCCGAGAGTTTTTAGACCAGGTCCAAGAGCGCCTCGATAAGGGCAGCCTGCTCTTTTATCAACCCAAAGAAGGCCTGCAATATTTCAAATTACTCTATTATTAG